GGCACCGATCGACGACGTCCGCGGCACCGCCGGCTACCGCCTGCACGCCCTGTCGGTGATGGCCCGCCGCACGCTCACCTGGGCCTGGGCCGAGCACCGCACCGCATCCGGCAACGACTCCGCGAAGGAGGTCTGACGTGCGTCTGACCTGCACCGTCAACGGCACCGAGCAGCAGGTGGACGACGTCTGGGAGGGCGAGAGCCTGCTCTACGTGCTGCGCGAGCGGATGGGGCTGCCCGGGTCGAAGAACGCCTGCGAGCAGGGCGAGTGCGGCTCCTGCACGGTCTACCTCGACGGGCTGCCGGTGTGCGCGTGCCTGGTCGCCGCGGGGCAGGCCGAGGGCCGGGAGGTCGGCACGGTCGAGGCCCTGGCCGACGCCGACGCGCTGCACCCGGTGCAGCAGGCCTTCGTCGACGCCGGCGCCGTCCAGTGCGGCTTCTGCACCCCCGGCCTGCTGGTGGCCACCCACGACCTCATCACCCGGCACGGGCGGCCCAGCGACGCGGAGACCCGCGAGGCGCTGGCCGGCAACCTGTGCCGCTGCACCGGATACGAGAAGATCCTGGACGCCGTCCGGCTGGCCGCCGACCGGATGGCCGGCACCGCCGCCGGGGCCGGTACCGAGGCCGGAGGCGACCGATGAGCACCCCGACCCGCACCCCGACCGGTGCGCCGGCGCACCTGACCGGCTCCGGCGGCGGTGGCGGGGTGGGCGCCGACGCCGTGCGCCCCGACGGCGTCCTGAAGGTCCGCGGCGAGTTCGCCTACGGCAGCGACCTGTGGATGTCGGACATGCTCTGGGGGGTGACGCTGCGGAGCCCGCACCCCTACGCCCGCATCCGCGCCATCGACACCAGCGCCGCGGCCGCCCTGCCGGGCGTCTCCGCGGTGCTGACCGCCGACGACGTGCCCGGGGAGAAGGTCTACGGCCTGGAGCTGGCCGACCAGCCGGTGCTCGCCGTGGACGTCGTCCGCTACCAGGGCGAACCGGTCGCGCTGGTCGCCGCCGACCACCCGGACACCGCGCGGCGGGCCGCGGCGCTCATCCGGGTCGACTACGACGTGTGGGAGCCGGTCACCGACGCGCGCACCGCCCTGGGGCACCCGACCTGGAACATGGTCCACGACTCCACGCCCGAGGTCACCGAGCTGAGCCGGGAGAGCGCGCACCTGCACCCGGAGGGCAACCTGGTCCGGCACCTCAAGGTCCGCACCGGGAACCCCGAGCCCACCGCCGAGGTGGTGGTCGTCGGGGAGTACGAGGTGGGCATGCAGGACCAGGCCTTCCTGGGGCCGGAGTCCGGGCTCGCCGTCCCGGCCGAGGACGGCGGCGTCGAGCTCTACGTCGCCACCCAGTGGCTGCACGTCGACCAGCGGCAGATCTGCTCCGCCCTCGGCCTGCCGCCGGAGCAGGTCCGGCTCAGCCTGGCCGGCGTCGGCGGCGCGTTCGGCGGCCGGGAGGACCTGTCGATGCACGTGCACGCCTGCCTGCTGGCCCTGCGCACGGGCCGGCCGGTGAAGATGTCCTACAACCGCGAGGAGTCGTTCTTCGGCCACGTGCACCGGCACCCGGCCACCATGCGCTACGAGCACGGGGCGACCCGCGACGGGCAGCTGGTCTACGTCAAGGCCTCGATCTACTTCGACGGCGGCGCCTACGCCTCCAGCACGCCGGCCGTGGTGGGCAACGGCGGGACGATGGGGATCGGCCCCTACGTCGTCCCCAACGTGCACGTCGACTGCTACGGCGCGTACACGAACAACCCGCCGTGCGGGGCCATGCGCGGGTTCGGGTCGGTGCAGACCGCCTTCGCCTACGAGTCGCAGATGGACGCGCTCGCCGCCGAGCTGGGGATGGACCCGGTGGAGCTGCGCTGCCGCAACGCGATGGAGGAGGGCTCGGCCACCCCCACCGGCCAGGTGATCGACAGCCCCGCCCCGGTGGCCGAGCTGCTGCGCCGGCTGGAGGCGATGCCGATGCCGGCCCCCGCCGACCACGGCGACGTCGACCTGCGGGACATGCCCGGCGGCGTCTCCAACACCACCCACGGGGAGGGCGTGCGGCGCGGCGTCGGCTACGCCGTGGCGTACAAGAACGTCGCCTTCTCCGAGGGGTACGACGACCACTCCACCGCCCGGGTGCGCCTGGAGGTGGTCGGCGGCGAGGCGACCGCGACCGTGCACACCGCGGCGGCGGAGGTCGGCCAGGGGCTGGTCACCGTGGAACAGCAGATCGCCCGCACCGAGCTCGGCGTCGACCAGGTGACCGTGCACCCCAAGGACACCACCGTCGGCTCGGCCGGGTCCACCTCGGCGTCCCGGCAGACCTACGTCACCGGCGGGGCGGTGAAGGCCGCCTGCGAGGAGGTGCGCGGGCAGGTGCTCGCCCGGGCGGAGCAGCTGGTGGGACGGACCGTTCCCGACCTGCGGCTGGCCGGTGGCCTCGTGGTGTCCGACGCGGAGGGCATCGCCGTCCCGCTGGTCGACGTGCTCGGCGACGACGTGCTGGAGGAGACGCTGGAGTGGCGGCACCGCCCCACCGAGGCGATCGACCCGGAGACCGGCCAGGGGTTCGCGCACGTGCAGTACGCCTTCTCCGCCCACCGCGCCGTCGTCGACGTCGACACCGAGCTCGGGCTGGTCAAGGTGGTCGAGATGGCCTGCACCCAGGACGTCGGCAAGGCGATCAACCCGCAGGCGGTGGTCGGCCAGATCCAGGGCGGCACCGCGCAGGGCCTCGGGCTGGCGGTGATGGAGGAGATCCTCATCAAGGACGGCAAGGTGCGGAACCCGTCGTTCACCGACTACCTGATCCCGACCATCCTGGACATGCCGCCGATGCGCATCGAGGTCCTCGAGTACGCCGACCCGCACGCCCCCTACGGCCTGCGCGGGGTCGGCGAGGCGCCCAACATCTCCTCCGGCCCCGCGGTGCTGGCCGCCATCCGCGCCGCGACCGGCCTCCCGCTGACCCGGGTGCCGGTGCGGCCGGAGCACCTCACGGGGACCTGACCGGGGACGAGCGGCCGGCGACACGCCGGGGTCGGGGGCCTCTCCTCCGGCCGCTGACCTGCACCGATGCGGTCCGCAACACGATCGTCATGCGTCCGTCCGGGGCCGCTGGGCACCCGGACGGGCGCAGACCTGTCCCCGGCGGAAGGAACGATCATGCGCAGGACCCGAACGCTCACCCTGGTCACCGGCACGGCCGGAGCCCTGGTCGTGGGCGCCGGCGCCGCACCGGCGCTGGCCGCGGAGGCCGACCCCGCGACCGACGTCGCCACGGTGACCGTCCTGCACGCCATCCCGGACGTGCCGGTGGACGTCTACGCCAACGGCGAGGAGCTGATCGCCGACTTCGAGCCGGGGACGCTGACCGACCCGTTGACGCTGCCGGTCGGCGACTACGACCTGGAGATCTTCCCGGTGGACGCCGACCCGCTCGCCGACGAGCCGACCGCCGAGCTGGCCGACGTGGCGCTCACCCCCGGCCTGGACGCCACCGTCACCGCGTTCCTCGCCGAGGACGGCACCCCGACGCTGGTGCCGTTCGTCAACGACGTCTCCGTCGTCCCGGCGGGGCAGTCCCGTCTGGTGGTGCGGCACGTCGCGGCGGCACCGGCGGTCGACGTCCGGGCCGACGGGGTGCCGGTCGTGACCGGGCTGGCGAACCCGGACGAGGAGGTCCTCGTCGTCGACCCCGCCGTGGTCAGCGCGGACGCGGCGCTGACCGGGACCGACACGGTCGCCGTCGAGCCGGTCGACCTGGACCTGGCCGAGGGCACCACGACCACCGTGTACGCCTACGGCTCCGAGGACGCCGGCTACCAGTTCGCCACCCAGACCACCTCGGGCACCGCCTCGGCACCCAGTGGTGTCCCGGGCGGCGACGCCGGGCTGGCCGACGACGAGCTGCCGCTGCCGCTGGTCGCGGTCTCGATGGCCGGGCTGGCGGCCGCTGCCGTGGCCGGTCGTCGACTGGTCACCAGCCGCTCCTGACCGGCCGGCGCCCCGGGACCGCTGCCGGGGCGCCACGCCACCGCCGTCGCCCGGGGCTCCCCCAGCGGATCGGCGGACATGGCATCGGGACGGCCCGCCGGGACCCACGGCGGGCCGTCCCAGCCGTGCCACGCCCGGACCGTCGGCACCACGGGGCGCGCCCCGGGGGAGCCGGCGCCCCGCCCCGGGACCTCAGGCCAGGCCGTCGACCAGCCCCCGGACCGCGGGCGGCAGGTCACCGGACAGCGGACGGCCGCCGACGACCCGGCCCGCCTCGGCGGGCTCGACGCCGAGGGAGCCCAGCACCTCCAGCGCCGGGACGTCGGGCAGCGCGTCGAACCAGCGACGGCCCAACGCCGCGCGCCCGGCGGTGGTCGGCCGGCCCCACAGCCGCAGCCGGGCCATCCCGCCGTCGGGGAAGACGTCCAGCCGCACGCTGCTGACCCCGGCGTCCCCGTCGAGCACGAACCGGTGCCGGGTGTCCGGCTGCAGCCGGGTGCGCGGCAGCAGCACGACCTCCGCACCGTCGGCGGTGCGGCCGGTGAGCGACGCCTTCCCCGGGGCGTTGCCGAGGAACCACGAGGTGTCCAGCTCGGCGAGGGTCACCACGCCCTCGCAGGCCAGCTCGACGTCGACCCAGTCGTTGCCCGGACCGCGGCGGCGGGCGTTCTCCCAGCCCTCGCCCATCGACCGGGCCGTCCCCTGGCCGATCAGCTGGTGCGGGCTGCCGTAGTGGGCGTTGCTCACCCCCGT
The Modestobacter marinus DNA segment above includes these coding regions:
- a CDS encoding (2Fe-2S)-binding protein, whose amino-acid sequence is MRLTCTVNGTEQQVDDVWEGESLLYVLRERMGLPGSKNACEQGECGSCTVYLDGLPVCACLVAAGQAEGREVGTVEALADADALHPVQQAFVDAGAVQCGFCTPGLLVATHDLITRHGRPSDAETREALAGNLCRCTGYEKILDAVRLAADRMAGTAAGAGTEAGGDR
- a CDS encoding DUF4397 domain-containing protein, which gives rise to MRRTRTLTLVTGTAGALVVGAGAAPALAAEADPATDVATVTVLHAIPDVPVDVYANGEELIADFEPGTLTDPLTLPVGDYDLEIFPVDADPLADEPTAELADVALTPGLDATVTAFLAEDGTPTLVPFVNDVSVVPAGQSRLVVRHVAAAPAVDVRADGVPVVTGLANPDEEVLVVDPAVVSADAALTGTDTVAVEPVDLDLAEGTTTTVYAYGSEDAGYQFATQTTSGTASAPSGVPGGDAGLADDELPLPLVAVSMAGLAAAAVAGRRLVTSRS
- the pucD gene encoding xanthine dehydrogenase subunit D: MSTPTRTPTGAPAHLTGSGGGGGVGADAVRPDGVLKVRGEFAYGSDLWMSDMLWGVTLRSPHPYARIRAIDTSAAAALPGVSAVLTADDVPGEKVYGLELADQPVLAVDVVRYQGEPVALVAADHPDTARRAAALIRVDYDVWEPVTDARTALGHPTWNMVHDSTPEVTELSRESAHLHPEGNLVRHLKVRTGNPEPTAEVVVVGEYEVGMQDQAFLGPESGLAVPAEDGGVELYVATQWLHVDQRQICSALGLPPEQVRLSLAGVGGAFGGREDLSMHVHACLLALRTGRPVKMSYNREESFFGHVHRHPATMRYEHGATRDGQLVYVKASIYFDGGAYASSTPAVVGNGGTMGIGPYVVPNVHVDCYGAYTNNPPCGAMRGFGSVQTAFAYESQMDALAAELGMDPVELRCRNAMEEGSATPTGQVIDSPAPVAELLRRLEAMPMPAPADHGDVDLRDMPGGVSNTTHGEGVRRGVGYAVAYKNVAFSEGYDDHSTARVRLEVVGGEATATVHTAAAEVGQGLVTVEQQIARTELGVDQVTVHPKDTTVGSAGSTSASRQTYVTGGAVKAACEEVRGQVLARAEQLVGRTVPDLRLAGGLVVSDAEGIAVPLVDVLGDDVLEETLEWRHRPTEAIDPETGQGFAHVQYAFSAHRAVVDVDTELGLVKVVEMACTQDVGKAINPQAVVGQIQGGTAQGLGLAVMEEILIKDGKVRNPSFTDYLIPTILDMPPMRIEVLEYADPHAPYGLRGVGEAPNISSGPAVLAAIRAATGLPLTRVPVRPEHLTGT